The region AATGACAAGCGGTGAATCTGGTGGAGAATTCTCGGCATTCATGATCAGTGGTCTACCTCGCACATTTTCACCGCTGGGCTCAGCGATTTGAAAAGACACCGGGAGCTGCTGTGAGTATTGCCAGATGATTGAGTCCAGCGATCGAGGGGAGCAGTTGATCCTCCGAGGATGGACGCGATCTGGCGGGCATTTTCCAGCATCATGCCGACATAGGTATCTGCCGGGGAACCTGGCTCTCCCAAGGCATCTGTATAGAGCGGCCCAGCGAGAATAAGTTCATGACCTCGGGCCTTTACGCCTTCAACGACAGCCCTTAAACCACGATCATTCACGCTGGATTCTGTAAAAATTGCCGGTAGTTTACGGCTGGTGATGATATCGACGAGGCGATCAATATCTGCCACGCCAGGTTCAGAATCTGTCGTCACTCCCTGAATCGATTCGACAGGGATGTGATAACGCCTGGAAAAATAGGCAAAGGCATCATGTGAGGTGACCAGCAATCGCTGAGGTTCCGGGATCGAGGCCACCATCTCCTCAACAGTTTTGTCAAGACGGGCCAGCACGTCGGAAAGTTGGGCTTCTCGCCTGGTAATTTCGTCCTGAGCCTGTGGAAAAACATCCTTTAAAGTTCGAGCAATCAGCCCCAGAGTTGCTCGCCACAGGCTCACATCCATCCACACATGGGGATCTGGACGACCTGAGTGGTCATCGGGATAAATGATCAGATCTTTGGGAATGTCACTCGTAATGGCAATCGACGGGCGACCCGGTCGATCCGCTCGCTCAAACAGGGCATCCATTCTCCCTTCAAGATGCAGCCCCGAACTGAAAATCAGACGTGCATTCAGCACCTTCAGTAAGTCGGCCCGTGTGGGTCGATACAGGTGGGGATCGACGCCGGGGCGAATCAATGTGATTACTTCCCCCAGGGAGGGCGGAACCAGTTCACGAACCAGATCACCCACCATTCCCGTAGAGGCCACAATACTGGCAGGTCGACTTAATGGTGGACTGCTCAACCCTGTCGAACACCCCGACAGCACCGCCAGCCAGGGGAAAAATTCACGGCGGGAAAAAGTCGAAGAGACAGACATAACCATTTCACAGCGTTTTTGATTACTCAAAACATTATTTTCAATATGCCTGCATGTCATCGAAACGTCAAGTCACATTTTCTGCATCATTGACGTGCAAGAGCTTTCTGCTCCTAATCTTTGGGAAATCCGGAAGGGATGATCCCCAGACTCTGAAAGAGCTTGACTTTAT is a window of Planctopirus limnophila DSM 3776 DNA encoding:
- a CDS encoding metal ABC transporter solute-binding protein, Zn/Mn family, which translates into the protein MSVSSTFSRREFFPWLAVLSGCSTGLSSPPLSRPASIVASTGMVGDLVRELVPPSLGEVITLIRPGVDPHLYRPTRADLLKVLNARLIFSSGLHLEGRMDALFERADRPGRPSIAITSDIPKDLIIYPDDHSGRPDPHVWMDVSLWRATLGLIARTLKDVFPQAQDEITRREAQLSDVLARLDKTVEEMVASIPEPQRLLVTSHDAFAYFSRRYHIPVESIQGVTTDSEPGVADIDRLVDIITSRKLPAIFTESSVNDRGLRAVVEGVKARGHELILAGPLYTDALGEPGSPADTYVGMMLENARQIASILGGSTAPLDRWTQSSGNTHSSSRCLFKSLSPAVKMCEVDH